One window from the genome of Pyxicephalus adspersus chromosome 6, UCB_Pads_2.0, whole genome shotgun sequence encodes:
- the LOC140332773 gene encoding proteinase-activated receptor 1-like has protein sequence MVMKLLFPVFLLSVPSWTVSFEKDPTDWLNSSDDKISNTTQYYLSSQWLIKFVPSVYTLVVVVSLPLNILAVIVFVFNIKMEKGAMVYMLNLAVADVLFVSVLPFNIAYRFSGNNWIIGDGMCRFVTAAFYCNMYCSILLMTSISVDRFLAVVYAIKSLSWRTKTRAWTACSFIWIISIASSLPLLTSKQTFYIDTLNITTCHDVLYISELQNFYKYYFTTFSLLCFFLPLIVISTCYISIIKKLSTKNNEKSRKRTRAVILTVIVFSSFLICFAPTNIIFLIHYLHFQNKMESMYFAYILCTCISSISTCLDPFIYYYASSKYRKYTYSLLANVMQSRLTREKELSTESTSASK, from the coding sequence ATTGGTTAAATTCCAGCGATGACAAAATTTCAAACACAACTCAGTACTACCTGTCAAGTCAATGGTTGATCAAGTTTGTGCCGTCAGTGTACACCCTGGTGGTTGTGGTGTCTCTTCCTCTCAACATCTTGGCAGTCATTGTGTTTGTCTTtaacataaaaatggaaaaggGAGCAATGGTCTATATGTTAAATCTAGCAGTTGCTGATGTCCTCTTTGTTAGTGTGCTGCCATTTAACATTGCTTATCGATTCTCTGGGAATAACTGGATCATTGGAGATGGAATGTGTCGATTTGTCACTGCCGCCTTCTACTGCAACATGTACTGTTCAATCTTGCTCATGACAAGTATCAGTGTGGACCGATTCTTGGCTGTGGTTTATGCAATAAAGTCTCTTTCTTGGCGCACAAAGACGCGAGCCTGGACGGCCTGCTCCTTTATCTGGATAATATCAATAGCCAGCTCACTACCACTACTTacatccaagcaaactttttATATAGATACGCTAAATATTACAACTTGCCATGATGTCTTGTACATCAGTGAGCTCCAGAATTTCTACAAATATTACTTTACCACCTTCTCTTTACTATGCTTCTTCTTGCCATTGATTGTTATTAGTACCTGCTACATCAGCATCATCAAGAAACTGAGTACCAAAAACAATGAGAAATCCAGAAAGAGAACAAGAGCAGTGATTCTGACAGTTATAGTGTTTTCCTCATTCTTGATATGCTTTGCTCCAACCAACATCatctttttaattcattatttgcATTTCCAGAATAAGATGGAGTCTATGTATTTTGCCTATATTCTGTGTACCTGTATCAGTAGCATCAGCACGTGTTTGGATCCTTTTATCTACTACTATGCCTCTTCAAAGTATCGGAAGTACACATATAGTTTATTGGCAAATGTAATGCAGTCTAGGCTAACTAGAGAAAAAGAACTTTCTACTGAAAGCACATCTGCTTCTAAATAG